In Burkholderia gladioli, a genomic segment contains:
- a CDS encoding fimbria/pilus outer membrane usher protein, with the protein MMRVLQAETVPRLKPTCALLLSIFSAWEADARAAETADMADGATLQVAQAQFARVEFEGGFLNHGGGAIDVSRYAQRNVVRPGMYRPDIYVNGQWAGRIEVPFRAAPGMLDAQPCFDQALLERLGIDLASLRPSRLASLAHDGACLRIGQAVDEASFSFDFNDLRLDLGIPQISMRRQARGYVNPKQWSAGVPVAMLGYNLNVYHSRARDARAATQGYLGIDGGFNLQRWHFRHGGSFNWDDRGHRRYQNIATYVQRDLSAWSSQLVIGDAYTPGELFDTSAFRGLRVATDDRMLPESQRGYAPVVRGVASTNAKVTISQNGVKLYETTVAPGGFQIDDLYPTGYGGDLKVLVTEADGSEHSFSVPYAAVPMSLRPGQHRYSFTAGALRHLPNSRPLFTQATWQQGLTNTLTGYGGATLAQGYLSVMAGAVLTTGWGAFGLDLTHASTRIPGERGHAGQSLRLSYAKTVAATGTNIAIAAYRYSTSGFFGLNDAMAARDQAKLEIRTTALYRQRNRASLTLSQQLGRRGGSLNLTASTATYWNRRGSDLDFTIGYSNSFRNLAYNVSASRQRDAWGKAGTLIYAGLSIPLGRTQPATLSTSLNRDSRGSTQVATSLSGAAGVDGNLSYGLNVDHGSGRDGTRTSGGANLMHRGARGELSGSIGASADYQQLSLGARGAVVAHRGGISLSQPLSETFAIVEAKHAEGARVTNASGVRVGSNGYAVVPHLTPFSMNDVSLDPKGLSTDVQLKETSQRVAPLAGAVPLLVFKTEYGRSAVIRARQADGSPVPFGAMVTDAAGKEVGVIGQGGKLLARGLAERGQLTARWENDADTMACRLSYSLPMRTRVAGYQPLQSIEAPCLESGTPDFAPRRSRRESPDMSSNSVSGDGSAAESHPAQGMVR; encoded by the coding sequence ATGATGCGGGTATTGCAGGCGGAAACCGTTCCCCGACTGAAACCGACATGCGCGCTGCTGCTCTCGATCTTCTCCGCCTGGGAAGCCGACGCGCGGGCGGCGGAGACCGCCGACATGGCCGACGGCGCGACCTTGCAGGTCGCCCAGGCGCAATTCGCCCGCGTCGAGTTCGAAGGCGGCTTCCTGAACCACGGCGGCGGCGCGATCGACGTGTCGCGCTACGCGCAGCGCAACGTGGTCCGGCCCGGCATGTATCGCCCCGACATCTACGTGAACGGCCAATGGGCCGGCCGCATCGAGGTGCCATTCCGCGCCGCGCCCGGCATGCTCGATGCACAGCCCTGCTTCGACCAGGCCCTGCTGGAGCGGCTCGGCATCGACCTGGCCAGCCTGCGGCCGAGCCGGCTCGCCTCGCTGGCGCACGACGGCGCCTGTCTGCGCATCGGTCAGGCCGTCGACGAGGCCTCGTTCAGCTTCGACTTCAACGATCTGCGGCTCGACCTCGGCATCCCGCAGATCTCGATGCGGCGCCAGGCACGCGGCTACGTCAATCCCAAGCAATGGAGCGCGGGTGTGCCGGTGGCCATGCTCGGCTACAACCTCAACGTCTACCATTCGCGCGCGCGCGACGCGCGCGCCGCCACCCAGGGCTATCTCGGCATCGACGGCGGCTTCAACCTCCAGCGCTGGCACTTCCGGCACGGCGGTTCGTTCAACTGGGACGATCGCGGCCATCGCCGCTACCAGAACATCGCGACCTACGTGCAGCGCGATCTCTCGGCCTGGTCCTCGCAGCTCGTGATCGGCGATGCCTACACGCCGGGCGAGCTGTTCGACACCAGCGCGTTCCGCGGCCTGCGCGTGGCCACCGACGACCGCATGCTGCCCGAATCGCAGCGCGGTTACGCGCCCGTGGTGCGCGGCGTGGCCAGCACCAACGCGAAGGTAACGATTTCCCAGAACGGCGTGAAGCTCTACGAGACCACCGTGGCGCCGGGCGGTTTCCAGATAGACGATCTCTACCCCACCGGCTACGGCGGCGACCTGAAGGTGCTCGTCACCGAGGCGGACGGCAGCGAGCACTCCTTTTCGGTGCCCTACGCCGCCGTGCCGATGTCCTTGCGCCCCGGCCAGCACCGTTACAGCTTCACGGCCGGCGCGCTGCGCCACCTGCCGAACAGCAGGCCGCTGTTCACCCAGGCGACCTGGCAGCAGGGCCTGACCAATACGCTGACCGGCTACGGCGGCGCCACCCTGGCGCAGGGCTACCTGTCGGTGATGGCCGGCGCGGTGCTCACCACGGGCTGGGGCGCCTTCGGCCTCGATCTCACGCACGCCAGCACCCGCATTCCTGGCGAGCGTGGCCATGCCGGGCAGAGTCTGCGCCTGAGCTACGCGAAAACGGTGGCGGCTACCGGCACCAATATCGCTATCGCCGCCTACCGCTATTCGACCAGTGGCTTCTTCGGCCTGAACGATGCGATGGCCGCGCGCGACCAGGCCAAGCTCGAGATTCGCACCACCGCGCTCTACCGCCAGCGCAACCGCGCCTCGCTGACCCTGAGCCAGCAGCTCGGCCGGCGCGGCGGCAGCCTCAACCTCACGGCCTCGACGGCGACCTACTGGAACCGCCGCGGCTCGGATCTCGATTTCACGATCGGCTACAGCAACAGCTTCCGCAACCTGGCCTACAACGTCTCGGCAAGCCGTCAGCGCGACGCCTGGGGCAAGGCCGGCACGCTGATCTACGCCGGGCTGTCGATTCCGCTCGGCCGCACGCAGCCGGCCACGCTGTCCACCAGCCTGAACCGCGACTCGCGGGGTTCCACCCAGGTGGCCACCAGCCTGAGCGGCGCGGCCGGCGTCGACGGCAACCTCTCCTACGGCCTCAACGTGGATCACGGCAGCGGGCGCGACGGCACGCGCACCAGCGGCGGCGCCAACCTCATGCATCGCGGCGCGCGGGGCGAACTGAGCGGCAGTATCGGCGCCAGCGCCGACTACCAGCAGCTCTCGCTCGGCGCGCGCGGCGCGGTGGTCGCGCATCGCGGCGGCATCTCGCTTTCGCAGCCGCTGTCGGAAACCTTCGCGATCGTCGAGGCGAAGCACGCCGAGGGCGCGCGCGTGACCAATGCCTCGGGCGTGCGCGTGGGCAGCAATGGTTACGCGGTGGTGCCGCACCTCACGCCGTTCTCGATGAACGACGTCTCGCTCGATCCGAAGGGCCTGTCGACCGATGTCCAGTTGAAGGAGACCAGCCAGCGCGTCGCGCCGCTCGCGGGGGCCGTGCCGCTGCTGGTGTTCAAGACCGAATACGGCCGCTCGGCGGTGATCCGCGCGCGGCAGGCCGATGGCTCGCCGGTGCCGTTCGGCGCGATGGTCACCGATGCGGCCGGCAAGGAGGTCGGGGTGATTGGGCAAGGCGGCAAACTGTTGGCCCGAGGGCTGGCCGAACGCGGCCAGTTGACGGCGCGATGGGAAAACGACGCGGACACCATGGCCTGCCGACTGTCGTATTCGCTGCCGATGCGTACGCGCGTCGCGGGATACCAGCCGCTGCAAAGCATCGAGGCGCCCTGTCTGGAAAGCGGCACCCCCGATTTCGCACCGCGACGATCGAGGCGGGAATCGCCCGACATGTCGAGCAACAGCGTCAGTGGCGACGGTAGCGCCGCCGAATCGCACCCTGCACAAGGAATGGTCCGATGA
- a CDS encoding fimbrial biogenesis chaperone: MSRTKSSPIARSWLALVALLCCACACAQASVTLSGTRVVFDASEPEVTIQLSNQGKQPALIQAWLDTGDERAEPERIEVPFMVTPTLFRIEAGKGQALRIIHTGEPLPSNRESLFWLNVLDVPPKTSGGDEVNRLQFAFRTRIKMMYRPADLSGTPDDAPASLRWTLATDASQRPVLQARNPSAYVVNLAGVELQSGGKTYSAGFGHVLPGETASFPLVGADATALPNATVLYSSVDDWGSTHGHRAAVGQ; this comes from the coding sequence ATGTCGAGAACGAAATCGAGCCCGATCGCCCGGAGCTGGCTGGCACTCGTCGCGCTGCTCTGCTGCGCCTGCGCCTGCGCCCAGGCCAGCGTGACCTTGTCCGGCACACGCGTGGTATTCGACGCGAGCGAGCCGGAGGTGACGATCCAGCTCAGCAACCAGGGCAAGCAGCCGGCGCTGATCCAGGCCTGGCTCGACACCGGCGACGAGCGGGCCGAGCCGGAACGCATCGAGGTGCCCTTCATGGTCACGCCCACCCTGTTCCGCATCGAAGCGGGCAAGGGCCAGGCGCTGCGCATCATCCACACCGGCGAGCCCCTGCCGTCGAACCGCGAATCGCTGTTCTGGCTGAACGTGCTGGACGTGCCGCCCAAGACCAGCGGTGGCGACGAGGTGAATCGCCTGCAATTCGCGTTCCGCACACGCATCAAGATGATGTATCGCCCCGCCGACCTGTCCGGCACCCCGGACGACGCACCGGCCAGCCTGCGATGGACGCTCGCCACCGACGCATCGCAACGCCCGGTGCTGCAGGCCCGCAATCCGAGCGCCTATGTCGTCAACCTCGCCGGCGTCGAGCTGCAATCCGGCGGCAAGACCTACTCGGCGGGTTTCGGTCACGTGCTGCCCGGCGAAACCGCGTCGTTCCCCCTGGTCGGCGCGGATGCGACGGCGCTGCCGAACGCGACGGTCCTGTACAGCAGCGTCGACGACTGGGGGTCGACGCATGGCCACCGCGCGGCGGTCGGCCAATGA
- a CDS encoding ClcB-like voltage-gated chloride channel protein, with amino-acid sequence MLSFLLKLRTRAQTLFRLSDAHTMLIWSVIAGISGAFATILFREGIDTIQRLFSGASGSFVEMARRLPWHMRIWMPAAGGFLAGCVLLAAQRGSAKQAGGADYMEAVALGDGIVPVRQSLWRSASSLLTIGSGGSIGREGPMVQLAALAASLVGRLARFDPPRLRLLVACGAAAGITSAYNAPIAGAFFVGEIVLGAISMESFGPMLVASVVANITMREFAGYKPPYEMPVFPAVTGFEVLAFVALGLLCGAAAPQFLRLLAASKSRFHRLPVPVPVRLALGGLAVGIISVWVPDVWGNGYSVVNSILHSSWTWQALVIVLLCKLLATAATSGSGAIGGIFTPTLFVGAAGGALFGLGMQALLPGHVSAAYAYAIVGMGAFLAGATQAPLMAIIMIFEMTLSYQVVLPLMVSCVVAYFAARALGQTSMYEITLRRHREEEERLRLKATQMRALIQPAQTVVRPEASVAEMTRVFLEYPVKYLYVSDEAGHFRGAVALKDITSDLLEGRDTQHKSAADYAHTPFPLLTPDMSLGTALGHFMCFQGERLPVVESTQAPVLAGVVYKTSLLDAYHRLNGNR; translated from the coding sequence GTGCTGTCCTTCCTGCTCAAGCTGCGCACGCGCGCGCAAACGCTGTTCCGCCTGTCCGACGCGCACACCATGCTGATCTGGTCGGTGATCGCCGGGATCAGCGGCGCATTCGCCACGATCCTGTTCCGCGAAGGCATCGACACCATCCAGCGGCTCTTTTCCGGCGCCAGCGGCAGCTTCGTGGAGATGGCCAGGCGCCTGCCCTGGCACATGCGGATCTGGATGCCGGCCGCGGGCGGTTTCCTGGCCGGCTGCGTGCTGCTGGCCGCGCAGCGTGGCAGCGCGAAACAGGCGGGCGGCGCCGACTACATGGAAGCGGTGGCGCTCGGCGACGGCATCGTGCCGGTCAGGCAGAGCCTCTGGCGCAGCGCCTCCTCGCTGCTGACGATCGGCAGCGGCGGCTCGATCGGCCGCGAGGGCCCGATGGTGCAGCTCGCCGCGCTGGCCGCCTCGCTGGTCGGCCGCCTGGCGCGCTTCGACCCGCCCCGGCTGCGCCTGCTGGTGGCCTGCGGCGCCGCGGCCGGCATCACCTCGGCCTACAACGCGCCGATCGCCGGCGCCTTCTTCGTCGGCGAGATCGTGCTCGGCGCGATCTCGATGGAGAGCTTCGGGCCGATGCTGGTCGCCTCGGTGGTGGCCAACATCACGATGCGCGAGTTCGCCGGCTACAAGCCGCCTTACGAGATGCCGGTGTTCCCCGCCGTGACCGGTTTCGAGGTGCTGGCCTTCGTCGCGCTCGGGCTGTTGTGCGGCGCGGCCGCGCCGCAGTTCCTGCGCCTGCTGGCCGCCTCGAAATCGCGCTTCCACCGGTTGCCGGTGCCCGTGCCGGTGCGGCTCGCGCTCGGCGGGCTGGCGGTCGGCATCATCTCGGTGTGGGTGCCCGACGTCTGGGGCAACGGCTACAGCGTGGTGAACTCGATCCTGCATTCGTCCTGGACCTGGCAGGCGCTGGTGATCGTGCTGCTCTGCAAGCTGCTGGCCACCGCGGCCACCTCGGGCTCGGGCGCGATCGGCGGGATCTTCACGCCGACCCTGTTCGTCGGCGCGGCCGGCGGCGCGCTGTTCGGCCTGGGCATGCAGGCACTGCTGCCGGGCCACGTGTCGGCCGCCTACGCCTACGCGATCGTCGGCATGGGTGCCTTCCTGGCTGGCGCCACGCAGGCGCCGCTGATGGCGATCATCATGATCTTCGAGATGACGCTGAGCTACCAGGTGGTGCTGCCGCTGATGGTGTCCTGCGTGGTCGCCTACTTCGCGGCCCGCGCGCTGGGCCAGACCTCGATGTACGAGATCACGCTGCGCCGCCATCGCGAGGAGGAGGAGCGGCTGCGCCTGAAGGCGACCCAGATGCGCGCGCTGATTCAGCCCGCGCAGACCGTTGTGCGGCCCGAGGCCAGCGTCGCCGAGATGACACGCGTGTTCCTCGAATATCCGGTGAAGTATCTCTACGTGAGTGACGAGGCGGGGCATTTCCGCGGCGCGGTCGCGCTCAAGGACATCACCTCCGACCTGCTCGAGGGCCGCGATACGCAGCACAAGAGCGCGGCCGACTACGCGCATACGCCGTTTCCGCTGCTCACGCCCGACATGTCGCTGGGCACGGCGCTGGGCCATTTCATGTGCTTCCAGGGAGAGCGGCTGCCGGTGGTGGAATCGACGCAGGCGCCGGTGCTGGCCGGCGTGGTCTACAAGACCTCGCTGCTCGACGCCTATCACCGGCTCAACGGCAATCGCTGA
- a CDS encoding YeiH family protein, whose amino-acid sequence MSTANPTLPHAAAPSVRGQLNGVLFVALFAAAVTSLSSLPAIARLGLSPLIVGIIAGTVYGNALRDGMPASWAAGVNFSARKLLRIAVAFFGLRVSLQEIAQVGLPGLAVSALMVVSTLLIGTWVGTRLFKLDRDTALLTAAGSAICGAAAVLAFESTLQSKPHQSAMAVGSVVLFGTLSMFAYPLAYHAGWIPLDAQGLGLFFGGTIHEVAQVVGAASDVSPQVTHTATIVKMTRVMLLVPVLLALGAWLAHSARQARAADGAAAGHGKRRLAVPWFALGFLGFVIVNSLGVLPDATTHTLNTLDTFALTMAMTALGIETRLAQIRAAGPRALGAGLVLYVWLIAGGFGITWLVERWLG is encoded by the coding sequence ATGTCCACCGCCAATCCCACCCTGCCGCATGCCGCCGCGCCCTCGGTGCGCGGCCAGCTCAACGGCGTGCTGTTCGTCGCGCTGTTCGCCGCCGCGGTCACCAGCCTGTCCTCGCTGCCGGCCATCGCCCGGCTCGGCCTTTCGCCGTTGATCGTCGGCATCATCGCCGGCACCGTCTACGGCAACGCGCTGCGCGACGGCATGCCGGCCAGCTGGGCGGCCGGCGTCAACTTCTCGGCGCGCAAGCTCCTGCGCATCGCGGTGGCCTTCTTCGGGCTGCGCGTGAGCCTGCAGGAAATCGCCCAGGTGGGCCTGCCGGGGCTGGCGGTCTCGGCGCTGATGGTGGTCAGCACCCTGCTGATCGGTACCTGGGTCGGCACGCGCCTGTTCAAGCTCGATCGCGACACGGCCCTGCTGACCGCGGCCGGCAGCGCGATCTGCGGCGCGGCCGCGGTGCTGGCCTTCGAATCGACCCTGCAATCCAAGCCGCACCAGAGCGCGATGGCGGTCGGCAGCGTGGTGCTGTTCGGCACGCTCTCGATGTTCGCCTACCCGCTCGCCTATCACGCCGGCTGGATTCCGCTCGACGCCCAGGGCCTGGGCCTGTTCTTCGGCGGCACCATCCACGAGGTCGCCCAGGTGGTCGGCGCGGCCAGCGACGTGAGCCCGCAGGTCACGCATACCGCGACCATCGTCAAGATGACCCGCGTGATGCTGCTGGTGCCGGTGCTGCTCGCGCTCGGCGCCTGGCTGGCCCACTCGGCGCGCCAGGCGCGCGCGGCCGACGGCGCCGCGGCCGGCCACGGCAAGCGCCGGCTGGCGGTGCCCTGGTTCGCGCTCGGCTTCCTCGGCTTCGTGATCGTCAACTCGCTCGGCGTGCTGCCGGACGCCACCACCCACACCCTGAACACGCTCGACACCTTCGCCCTGACCATGGCCATGACGGCGCTGGGCATCGAGACGCGGCTCGCCCAGATCCGCGCCGCCGGCCCGCGCGCCCTGGGCGCTGGCCTGGTGCTCTATGTGTGGCTGATCGCCGGCGGCTTCGGCATCACCTGGCTAGTCGAGCGCTGGCTTGGCTGA
- a CDS encoding fimbrial protein, which produces MKRLLFLGAALACLANPAWSANCSSNTSDGSDYFVAHMVGFDPPEFAPGAIPVGSVIYSAKGRGLSFINKKSGESPSYRCKTPIAVYTTGVGMPNDTIYPTSIPNIGMRIISIQGVLPHLSPWPSTGAGWNEHYSMTVELIKTGEITAGGYLSGAYARYRADNDNGEILVEYRFASPVRVQPRVPTCRVATPEVTVPMGTMSTSMFTGIGSRTFARHFEIALNCSGGDTGTSTNAWVTLTDASQPGNTSNALSLTRESTASGIGIEIHRDDTVLGFGPDSAALGNTNQWYMGNIAQGQAGLRVPLTARYVQTGAKVGAGSANARATFTLSYQ; this is translated from the coding sequence ATGAAACGACTGCTTTTCCTCGGCGCTGCGCTGGCCTGCCTCGCGAACCCCGCCTGGTCGGCCAACTGCAGCTCCAATACCAGTGATGGATCGGACTATTTCGTCGCCCACATGGTGGGTTTCGATCCACCGGAATTCGCGCCCGGCGCGATTCCGGTCGGCAGTGTCATCTACAGCGCCAAAGGCCGCGGCCTGAGCTTCATCAACAAGAAAAGCGGCGAGTCGCCCAGCTACCGATGCAAGACGCCGATCGCCGTCTACACGACGGGCGTTGGCATGCCGAACGACACGATCTATCCGACGTCGATCCCCAACATCGGAATGCGCATCATCAGCATCCAGGGCGTGCTGCCGCATCTATCCCCCTGGCCGAGCACCGGCGCGGGCTGGAACGAACACTATTCGATGACGGTCGAGCTGATCAAGACCGGCGAGATCACCGCCGGCGGCTACCTGAGCGGTGCCTACGCGCGATACCGCGCGGACAACGACAACGGCGAGATCCTGGTCGAGTACCGCTTCGCCTCGCCGGTCCGGGTCCAGCCGCGGGTGCCGACCTGCCGGGTCGCCACGCCCGAGGTGACGGTGCCGATGGGCACCATGAGCACCTCGATGTTCACGGGCATCGGCAGCCGCACCTTCGCGCGGCACTTCGAGATCGCGCTGAACTGCTCGGGGGGCGATACCGGCACCTCGACCAACGCCTGGGTGACGCTGACCGACGCCAGCCAGCCCGGCAACACCTCGAACGCCCTGTCGCTGACCCGCGAGTCGACCGCCTCGGGCATCGGCATCGAGATCCACCGCGACGACACCGTGCTCGGCTTCGGGCCCGACTCGGCCGCGCTCGGCAATACCAACCAGTGGTACATGGGCAATATCGCCCAGGGACAGGCAGGCCTGCGGGTACCGCTCACTGCGCGCTACGTGCAGACCGGCGCGAAGGTCGGCGCGGGCAGCGCCAATGCGCGCGCCACCTTCACGCTCAGCTATCAATGA
- a CDS encoding TIM barrel protein, which translates to MADIVIVASAYGTEAIRRDGHRAYVGRAAEAGAAGFEVRRELFAADEDCAPAALAALGMAIAAAGMWAVYSTPATLYREDGALDREALALSLREAEALGAHFLKFQLGGFAGTTHAAEIAAAAQGSRARILVENGQLAMGGTLAQFTALFAALVEEGAAGTLGMTFDIGNWLWPGELPLAAARALAPHVEYIHCKAVTGEGARRFAVAPQAADPLCLSVLATLPREVPRGIEFPFDPADLAADARRRVAWLETA; encoded by the coding sequence ATGGCAGATATCGTGATCGTCGCCAGCGCATACGGGACGGAGGCGATTCGCCGCGACGGGCACCGGGCCTATGTCGGACGGGCGGCCGAGGCGGGCGCCGCCGGCTTCGAGGTGCGCCGCGAACTGTTCGCCGCCGACGAGGACTGCGCGCCGGCCGCGCTCGCGGCGCTGGGCATGGCGATTGCGGCCGCGGGAATGTGGGCTGTCTACTCGACGCCGGCCACGCTCTACCGCGAGGACGGCGCGCTCGATCGCGAGGCGCTCGCGCTGTCGCTGCGCGAGGCCGAGGCGTTGGGCGCGCATTTCCTGAAATTCCAGCTCGGCGGGTTCGCCGGCACCACGCACGCGGCCGAGATCGCCGCCGCCGCGCAGGGCAGCCGCGCGCGGATCCTGGTCGAGAACGGCCAGCTCGCGATGGGCGGCACGCTCGCGCAATTCACCGCGCTGTTCGCCGCGCTGGTCGAGGAAGGCGCGGCCGGCACGCTCGGCATGACCTTCGACATCGGCAACTGGCTGTGGCCCGGCGAGCTGCCGCTGGCGGCCGCCCGGGCCCTCGCGCCGCATGTCGAGTACATCCATTGCAAGGCCGTGACGGGCGAGGGCGCGCGCCGTTTCGCGGTGGCCCCGCAGGCGGCCGACCCGCTCTGCCTGTCGGTGCTCGCGACGCTGCCGCGCGAGGTGCCGCGCGGCATCGAGTTCCCGTTCGACCCGGCCGATCTCGCCGCCGACGCGCGCCGCCGCGTCGCCTGGCTCGAGACCGCCTGA
- a CDS encoding fimbrial protein, producing the protein MKKQLLLACLLAGMSIPAWAIRCMSDTNNSFNYYIAHVSGFTPPDFDPGTVPIGGVIYRSQDLGLNFINKRFPSASFECTEPLAFFYKTGIGVPNDRIYPTSIPNIGMRLSTFPGTGSINSTLGAWDESFPITIELVKTGEITAGGYLSGAYAQYRANTVDGQLMVEFRFASPVKVQPRIPTCRVATPQVTVPMGTMTTAMFTGIGSTTFSRRFDLALACSGGYPGTSTNAWVTLTDASQPGNTSTTLSLTQNSSASGIGIQIRHDDTVLGFGPDSATVGNTNQWFLGRIDQGMAEIRVPLTARYVQTGARVGAGSANARATFTLSYQ; encoded by the coding sequence ATGAAAAAACAGCTGCTCCTTGCCTGCTTGCTGGCGGGCATGTCGATCCCGGCGTGGGCGATACGCTGCATGTCGGATACCAATAACTCCTTTAACTACTACATCGCCCACGTCAGCGGATTCACCCCCCCCGATTTCGATCCCGGCACGGTCCCGATAGGCGGCGTCATCTATCGCTCCCAGGATCTCGGCCTGAACTTCATCAACAAGCGATTCCCGTCGGCAAGCTTCGAATGCACGGAGCCGCTCGCTTTTTTCTACAAGACAGGTATCGGTGTGCCGAACGACCGTATCTATCCCACGTCCATACCCAATATCGGCATGCGTCTTTCGACCTTCCCGGGTACCGGCTCCATCAACAGCACTCTCGGCGCCTGGGACGAAAGCTTTCCGATCACGATCGAATTGGTCAAGACCGGTGAAATCACCGCCGGCGGCTACCTGAGCGGTGCCTACGCGCAGTATCGGGCCAATACCGTCGATGGACAGCTCATGGTCGAGTTCCGTTTCGCGTCGCCGGTCAAGGTCCAGCCGCGCATACCGACCTGCCGGGTCGCCACGCCCCAAGTCACGGTGCCGATGGGCACCATGACCACGGCGATGTTCACGGGTATCGGCAGCACCACCTTCTCCCGGCGTTTTGACCTCGCGCTGGCTTGCTCGGGCGGCTACCCAGGCACCTCCACCAATGCCTGGGTGACGCTGACCGACGCCAGCCAGCCCGGCAACACATCCACCACGCTGTCGCTCACGCAGAATTCGAGCGCATCGGGCATCGGCATCCAGATCCGCCACGACGACACCGTGCTCGGCTTCGGGCCCGATTCGGCAACGGTCGGCAACACCAACCAGTGGTTCCTGGGCAGGATCGACCAGGGCATGGCCGAGATCCGGGTGCCGCTCACCGCGCGCTACGTGCAGACCGGCGCAAGGGTCGGCGCGGGCAGCGCCAATGCACGCGCGACCTTCACGCTCAGTTACCAGTAG
- a CDS encoding fimbrial protein encodes MNMKHFPLLMSAAALALTATQAAHASDGTINFTGSVVASTCKINGGTNDLTVPLPTAAASQLATVGATAGRTPFTLSLSGCTTDRKEGGNSVPAPVRKVSVAFEPGPNVNLATGRLVPTGENAATGVEIEILNDKYTPIKIGAESSTQGTQVVDIDAAEGGTGTATLQFAAQYVATGDKVTGGPANSFVTYSLVYP; translated from the coding sequence ATGAACATGAAACATTTCCCGCTGCTCATGTCGGCCGCCGCGCTGGCGCTCACCGCCACGCAGGCTGCCCACGCCTCGGACGGCACCATCAACTTCACCGGCTCGGTGGTCGCCTCGACCTGCAAGATCAACGGCGGCACCAACGACCTGACCGTGCCGCTGCCGACGGCCGCCGCCAGCCAGCTCGCGACGGTGGGCGCCACCGCTGGCCGGACCCCGTTTACGCTGTCGCTGTCGGGTTGCACGACCGACCGCAAGGAAGGCGGCAACAGCGTCCCGGCGCCGGTGCGCAAGGTGTCGGTGGCGTTCGAGCCGGGGCCGAACGTCAATCTCGCCACCGGCCGCCTGGTGCCGACCGGCGAGAACGCGGCCACCGGCGTCGAGATCGAGATCCTCAACGACAAGTACACGCCGATCAAGATCGGCGCGGAAAGCTCCACGCAGGGCACCCAGGTCGTCGACATCGACGCCGCCGAAGGCGGCACGGGCACCGCGACGCTGCAATTCGCGGCCCAGTACGTGGCCACCGGCGACAAGGTGACGGGCGGCCCCGCCAACTCCTTCGTCACCTACTCGCTCGTCTATCCCTGA
- a CDS encoding LysR family transcriptional regulator, with translation MTPDQLITFATVAELRNISRAAELLHLSQPAVSGQLRQLQDEFGEPLYLRDGRGVRLTPVGEALAPLAAQVRDAYAQARAYRDAVRGVERGTLRIGASTTPASYLLPYLIAEFRPLAPGVAIQTMTGNTADVVAALGTLDLALIEGPPGDALPSGTAVHPWREDEIVAIVPATHALAAAPGEAVSLEALAGSPLVLREAGSGVRQLVERAFARAGVPVRVALEIAGVEAVKEAVRAGMGVGFVSAMSLRDDAALVKRSIAPRPLVRRFSILVPHAATPSRVAARFLAMSLG, from the coding sequence ATGACCCCGGATCAACTGATAACGTTCGCGACCGTCGCCGAGCTGCGCAACATCAGCCGCGCGGCTGAGTTGCTGCACCTGTCGCAGCCGGCCGTGTCGGGCCAGTTGCGCCAGTTGCAGGACGAGTTCGGCGAGCCGCTCTACCTGCGCGACGGGCGCGGCGTGCGGCTCACGCCGGTCGGCGAGGCGCTGGCGCCGCTGGCCGCCCAGGTGCGCGACGCCTATGCGCAGGCGCGCGCCTATCGCGATGCCGTGCGCGGCGTCGAGCGCGGCACGCTGCGCATCGGCGCGAGCACCACGCCGGCCAGCTACCTGCTGCCCTACCTGATCGCCGAGTTCCGGCCCCTCGCGCCCGGCGTGGCGATCCAGACCATGACCGGCAACACCGCCGACGTGGTGGCCGCGCTCGGCACGCTCGACCTGGCCCTGATCGAGGGGCCGCCCGGCGACGCGCTGCCTTCGGGCACGGCGGTGCACCCCTGGCGCGAGGACGAGATCGTCGCGATCGTGCCGGCCACCCATGCGCTGGCGGCCGCGCCCGGCGAGGCGGTGTCGCTGGAGGCGCTGGCCGGCTCGCCGCTGGTGCTGCGCGAGGCCGGCTCGGGCGTGCGCCAACTGGTCGAGCGCGCCTTCGCGCGGGCCGGCGTGCCGGTGCGCGTGGCGCTCGAGATCGCCGGCGTGGAGGCGGTGAAGGAGGCGGTGCGGGCGGGGATGGGGGTGGGTTTCGTCTCGGCCATGTCGCTGCGCGACGACGCGGCGCTGGTGAAGCGCTCGATCGCGCCGCGACCACTGGTGCGGCGCTTCTCGATCCTGGTGCCGCATGCCGCCACGCCCTCGCGCGTGGCCGCGCGCTTCCTGGCGATGAGCCTGGGATAG